Within the Rosa rugosa chromosome 2, drRosRugo1.1, whole genome shotgun sequence genome, the region cctcgacctctcttcttcttctcttcctctgcaagagaagtgagagagagagagagtcaatgACGATAGCAGCAGGGATCGGTTACGCCTTGTTAGCACTCGGCCCGTctctctcccttttcatctCTGTTATCTCCAGAAAGCCCTTCCTGGTTCTCACCGTCCTTTCCAGGTATTCTTCTCGCTCTTCTCCTTTCGATTTAGGGTTCATCGCTACTTCTCTACAATTTTTGGGAAAATCTGAAATTGGAAGATCGAATTCAAACTTGAGGCCAGGAATTCAAATGGgtttgttgttgatttgtgtACAGTACATTGTTATGGCTTGTAAGTCTCATCATGTTGTCGGGACTGTGGAGGCCATTTCTGCCTCTGAAATCATCCGCATGGTGGCCGTATGCCCTCCTCATATTCACCTCTCTCCTGGCGGTAGCGTCGCAGCCTTGGGTGGTCGCGGGTGGAGGCCGGAGGCGGTGCATGTCGATGGTGAGGCTTGGGCTTGGGTCGGATTTGGGTGCTGGATCGATTGGAGGTAGCGGCGTGATgaaatggtggccggagatggtgttctccggtggttgcagaggaagagaagaagaagagaggtcgagggagagagagaggctgtgcggccaggagagagggagggagagagaaaatataaaaaaaaaaaggggagaaaatttaaaaaatagagaaaaaaataaaaataacaataaaaatagaaaattaggggcataatggtcatttcggatcattttggacttgttatatgagaatttgagagaataatgactattcagtttaatttaaaaggcgagggaccaaactgtttttcagggaaaagtatgaggagtaacaagtatttaatctaATACTAAACTTAGACGCTTGCAGTTCTAAGTCTTAAAAAATAATCAATCCTAAATTAAAAGATCAAGATGAAAGATCATAATGTCAAACTATGCCGTATTAAAATGTCGTAGAACACTATTATTGGTCAAGACACTATTGACTGCAAACATAAATGGACCTACGAAAGTGATATAATAAATATATGAATCatgaaaagaaaattgagtatatctatatataagaTGATTCAATAATATTAAAATGAAAGAAATATCACAAGAGCATGTTGACTAATCAAAATTATGAATTCTTACTCGAGATCCATCACTGCTTCAAAATCATGAAGTGTTCACAAATTAATTAtttatctctttttttctttttatagatTTGGAGGCAACTTAGAGCATCtcccattctcaaaaaaaaagttttaggACAAGCCAATCAGAAGAAAGAAATatttctccattttctgaaactgtCCCTGCTTTGTAAAAGTGCAATATTTAAAATAACCCCCTGTTAATGTCTGATTGGccagccgcaccacgtggcggtgcgacTGACGTACATAAGACTCTCTCTCTTCAATAGAGATGTCAAAATTTTgggtcaaatttgaatttgacaaaTGATGTGGCAAATAACAGTTTTTGGACTCCACTTCCAACCCATCTGCCAAATCCAATCCGACTCAACCCTTCTTTTGTCCGGTGCAGAAACTCTGTCTTCttctcgtctctctctctctctcttcctccctccctAACCATTCCATATAAGATTTAGGGGAGGAGAATAAgcacaaacaaaaagcaaaccaacccaaaaccaaaatttctCCCTTTTTACGCTCAGATCAAGATCTGCAAAAAGCATCaaaacagagaaagaaagatCAAAGTTTGAGTCTTGATCAGGAAAGAGCTTAGCTTGACTTTGCAATAAGGACGGACACAAGCAAAGCCCAATTAACAGAATAAGTAGAAAGTGACCAAATTATTGGGATTCATTTTGATATGCTTTTGGGTGTAAGATGTTCATGATTTTGCTTATCTCCATTAAATCACCAACCCCAAATCTCAAATCTAAATTGGACTTTGTGAATATTTGTCAGAAATTCATGAATGTTTACCATAATTGTTTCTGGTATGGTAGGAACTTCCTACTAGGAGGAAATAGAGAGATGAGAATCGGAGAATGATTCATGAAGGTTGGTCAGTAATAATGTCCTTTGTTACCGTTTGAGACTAGTAAAAATTAATTGTACACAGAATCACACACCTGTCACATTGTAACGTACAATATTCTCTCATACATCAATCTCTAGGGTCTAGTCTTTATCATTGCCTCCACTTTTCCATGACTACAGTCTCAATACCCAATCTCCCAGCCTTTAATTTTTCTTCATTCACCctttcaaaatatatatatatatatatatttcttctttCAAGAAATCACTTTATCTAAATTACTTAGTTAATTACCTTTTTAACCAAAGTTAAGCATCATTACCCATCAAATAACTCAATTAAAATTAGGTCAAGTGTGTACCCATTTAATTAAACCCGGGTCCGATTCTCGAACGCCTTGGAAACTTCCACACGGCCACCTCCATATTCATTGGCTCCTGGTTTCTGTGCATGTGAGCCTATCTGCCACTTCCCCAAAACTTACCCTAAAAAATGGAAAACTCAGTAAGCACCACTCcttgacccgacccgaacccttAACCCACCAAAATTTAAAAACCAATTCCACCAAGCATTGCCGCAGCGAATCCCGGCCTAAACCCCTATATATTCATATTTCACTTCCACTAATCCCCTCACTCTCACTCAACAAGGCAAAAATGGGTTTTGCAAAAGCTTTAGTTTTTGTCCAGCTCTCTATTCTCCTACTAAACACCTTCACTGTTCTTGCTCAGCTCTCAGCCATTGAAGCTCAGGCACCGGTTCCGTCGCGCCATCATGGTTACTATGCACACCCAATAGCCTCCCCTGCGCACCCTCCCACTCAcggccaccaccaccaccaccccaaaCCTCACCCACACCCTCCAACCGCTTCCCCGGTCCACCCTCCGGCTCACGCTCCTGTCCACCCTCCCACTCACCACCACCACGCTCACCCACCTTCCCACATGCCGGCTCACTCTCCCTACCACCACGCTCCCGTTCAGCCCCCGAGCCACCCTCCCACTCACCACGCACCACCGGCTCACTCCCCTGCCCCGGTTCACCCTCCTACCTACCCTCCCAAGAAGCCCTTCCCACGTAGCTTCGTGGCCGTTCAAGGCGTCGTCTACTGCAAGTCTTGCAAGTACTCCGGCGTCGACACTCTTCTCAACGCCACCGCCATCGCCGGTAAAGTTTAAAACCCTTGTGTTTATTTGACAAGTGCACTACAAATATTACATTACCAACCCAAAATGACGTCCTTTTATTTTGTAGGTGCTACCGTGAAGCTCCAGTGCAACAACACCAAGTACCCGCTTGTCGTGAAGGGCACGACGGACAAGCACGGCTACTTCTTCATCACAGCTCCCAAGACCATCACAACCTACGGTGCCCACAAGTGCAAGGCCTCGCTAGTCTCCGCTCCGACCACCGCGTGTTCCAAGATCACCGACTTCCACGGCGGACTTACGGGCGCCGTTCTGAGGCCGTCCAAGCCTTTCCTGTCGGAGAAGAAGCTCCCCTTCCTTCTGTACACCGTCGGTCCGTTCGCCTTCGAGTCCAAGTGCCCCCATTGATTAGCTTATTTACAATCTACGCCACTGTGTTTCCTAGGAGAGTGTGCCATTACTGTATGAGGGTTTATGAGTTTGAAGGGTTTCCCCCCAGTGGTTTGTAATTGATGGTTTAAATTTGGTACTGTGTTGCTTAATTACTTGGTTTACAATAATTAATAACAGTTATATTATTGAAATATCTATGTTTTTAATTTATTAGATACATTGGGTCCCTCCACGGAAATATGAAGATGTGAAATATCCACGTTCTTGGACATTGTAATTAGAGAAGGGGTTGCATGCTTTGTTAGCCGATCGGGCTCTTAGCGGATTAATCATTCAATTTAACAAGTTTTTGGGACACCGACATCAATTCGAATGGAGCGTGGTGTAAAAAATCCATGTATTTTTAACTTTTAGTGTGGTAATAAATTGAAATTGGCTATTTTGACGTGTAGCGACTTGAGTGATTCAACGGTCATAAGTAGTTTACGTGTGGATACTGTTTGTTCAATGGCAGACAGGTAGCTTTCTCTTTCACtgggaataaagaaaagctttGAAATATGAATTTACGTTCCTATCCTCGGAAATATTACCCATTCATGCGACAACCATTGGATTCCATTTTTGTGAAAGGTCCCGTTGATTTCATCGTGTTATGTCGTTTAACCCAATAAAGGGCTCTGCAGCGGGTCCTCGATCTTTTTTCCTGTGAAAAGAAAGTGTCTTTTTTACCGGACCAAAACTAAAGGTCCCAGTCGCTAAGGACAACACCATATCCGTATGTGATGAACATTAGGGTTTTGGATACGTGAAAGGTTAATCAAACCATGTGGATAGTAGTGTTTGAAGAAGAAAATTCATGTGGTTTAGGGCTTTAGGCAGTGATTTATCACATGTTGTGTGGGGAAGATGGAGTAAACCTTGAGAGACATTGTACGTGGTTGGTTCGAATTTTCTCCATAACCAACACGTGTCGAAGATGTAAAAATTGAGTGACAATTTGTAATATtctacattttttttatttcggacaaaattttcacttaaaaatataaatatgcTGTTTGTTACACAAGTGATATTTTCATGCTTAATGATGCGACCGCACTAAAGACCTCTCCTTAATCTAGCTGGTGCAGTTTATATatgggaaaaatgcaccaacagtgtccggacactctaaagactgtcaaaatgatactaGAACTTACAAatttatcaatgtgatacctggactcattttttcgtatcaacgtcgtacctacgacCAAGTTCTATCACGGAaccgttaaattttgcacgtgagtcactttttcaagggtaaaattgtcttattacacatttttattaaaaaaaaaaaaaacagaagaaatttcttatttcttctctctctcctctcacttTCCTTCTCTCCTCGCCAACACCACTGCAACCAACACCAGACCACACCAGTCGATCAGTTCAACCAACACCACTGCCGCGCCCATTTCCTTTCTTGATCTCCGGCGAAACCCTTATTCTTCCTCAtggtcctcttcttcttcaccctCGTCCTCTTCAGCAATGGGCAACCTAACCCCCTGCATCCTCGTTTTTCAGACCTCCGTCGGCCTCCGACTTCACTCTCAATTCTCTGGCCtacaattgcctctgatcgagaGTTTGCATTCAAGTTGACCACACTGTCCTTAAATCCGTGGCTATCTTTTCCATTATGTTTTGTGAAAATCGAATTGGGtttctttgaaattgaattgggTTGGTGTTTGGGAAATTGAAAACTTTATTTTCCGGTGTCAAAGTTGGGCCAGAGGCCAAAGTTGTCGGCTAGActgatgaagttgcaggtgcggatggtgtggaggtggtgttgcatgtcgggaacgacAGAGAGGATGGtagggtgggattggagctgtgatttgagagtggagggctggcggggtctgagtttctgatcaatggtgtatacaagggggtcggaggagagaacgagagtggtggtggctaggtcgtcggcggcggcggcggggatgaacttgGACGAGCAGTTCTACAGGCGGAGCAGGGTGAGGAGGTGGCTGCTGTGATTCACCGTGGCCGTAATCGCTTAAGGCGGCGCCAGTGTTCTTCAAGGCCATGAAGTAGCCGGAATGGCCCGCTACTGAGATGATTTGaagattcaaatcaggggaagaactccgaagaagaaaccaaaaaagaagaagaagaaagaaagaaataaagaaagaaagaaaaaacttttgagggtaaatcggtctttttgtcttcattaagtgactcacgtgcgtggcacgtgcaaaatttaacggttctgtgacggaacttggtcgtaggtacgacgttgatacgaaaaaatgagtccatgtatcacattgataactttgtaagtttaggtatcattttgacagtcctgagagtgtccggacactgtttgtgcatttttccctttatatatagggaaaatttcgcaaacagtacaccaagtaaaggccactaataattcttatatataaagttccaaaccaaacatttcggtacacgaaatctgaaactcgacccactatcagtacacgacgtcaatttttgacaccaaaatgtccattatgccctcagttctttttttttttaataaattttttttttctgttattttttttccttcgttttttctgttattttttttcttccttcgtttttttttcccttcatttttatctctttctttattttcacatgactaaatattggctaagttacaaatataagctgtaggaccataaatctcaccaattggagggcaagggcgacgttggaagcgagggagtgagtgTGGAGGTGCAGAAGGCGGcattggaagcgagggagtgagcccggaagaaggaagaagaaagagataaaaacaaaggaaaaaaaataatagaaaaaactaaggaaaaaaaataacagaaaaaacgaaggaaaaaaaaaataacagaaaaaaaaatttattaaaaaaaaaaagaactgagggcataatggacattttggtgtcaaaaattgacgtcgtgtactgatagtgggtcgagttttagatttcatgtaccgaaatgtttggtttggaactttatgtataataattattagtggtctttacttggtgtactgtttgcgaaattttcccttatatATATAATGGTAGTTTTGTAAATGCGTGTCCAACTACTTGTAGTTCTACAACACACGTTTTAATACGAAATGATGTCATGCATGACCCTTGCTGGGATGCATACATTATAAATTCAAATTGGGGTTGATGGGTATTCATTTTGTTTCCTTTCCTGGTATTGTTGTTCAGTGCTTTCTCTGCGTCATGAGAACATGAACCTTTTGTATGAAATTTGATAGACAAAAGTAGCGAAGACAGTCAGAGGACTTTGTGTAAATTAATGTTACAAAGCATTCACTACAGTGCATGATGATTGATGACCAATATGGCCATGATGAAGCAGAGCTCCTCCTTGGATAAaacaaagaggaaaaaaaaaaaaaaaagcagagtCCTTTCTctttataattatttttattgCAATCTTCTCGATCTGTCTGTTTGATTTGTAGGGCAGGCATATTCTTAGAGATATGCACGCCAAAATCTAGGATAACCTGAATAGTTGATGTAGATGAACATAGAATGGGGATAATCTGAGCAAATTGATGGGATTACACACATCCCTAAACTTTGCCTTTTTTCAAACGAGCATGGCAATTATCAAGTCTTTTTCTCCATGATCAATGATTTTGGTGGCAAATTGGTACATTTGGATATGGTAATAGGAAAAGTCAGTGGTATGGAGAATATGGACAAATGCTCACAAAGTTGGacgagaaaataaaaaataaacagtGAAACTGATTTATCTAGTGACTTTTAAACAGTTTTTATGTGTTATGTTTCGATATTTTTTAGTGTTTCGAAGTATAGATATATAATCTCTTAATCTTTAATTACAATTAATTGAACTTTTTAAAATTAGATAATTCAATCGTAGACACATTTGTTCGTATTATAAAAAATTTAAGATAAAAAATTGTTTATCACGATCGTCATGAAGAATAGAGTAGAGCCAAAAAAATATTGGTGCAGAAATGCCATGATacatttcaaaattgaaaattcaaatttctagtatctatttttgttttatttcatcGTGTTCATGTTCAGTACTTGACTCTGTCTCTGCATCATGATGGAAGTCTGCTCCTGTGTGAAATTTGAAGACAAAGTCGTTGGGAAAGTCTGGACCTCTGTGCACAAAGCTTAGCATTCACTCCCTGCCAAATATCCAATAATGTTATCAGAGATCAGACTCGTGGGACGCCCTAGACTCAACAATCCAAACACACATGAATCTGAGAAatgaccaccaccaccaccaccaaagaGGTCCCAGAGGATGGTCTACGGAGCTGAGTACACCGACAACGCCACCGTATATTTTTTCCGGTGACAGATTGCAACTGGCGGAGAGTGTATGCACTGGCAGACCTAGCATAGGGCTAGTGGGGGCTGCCGCCCACACTGCATCATCatatacacactgatatatatAAGCTTTGGACAATTTTATGCATTTGAAAATGAATTATGCAGCTTTTATCCCCCACAAGTGTCATGATTTTGATGATTtcatgcatgtttaatctaatatcATATAATTTTCTCCTTATTTTCATATGTTTTATGCATAAATTGTTTTTTGAAAATGGATGGACAATGATTTCAGTTTTCGTTAGCTATTATGATTTAAATTCACCCCCGCATAACTAACTTTTTAGGTCCGCCACTGAGTGTATGGCATCAGTTAGATATCGTTACGAAACCTAAACTCTCCTAGCTACACTCGTACACTTCGGAAATACTTAAATTGATGTTTCAAAAGTTCCAACTCCCGGGGAAGACATTTTTCTCCTGTATTAACTACTAAGTTAATCCTCCCTTCTCCGAGTTATGTGACTGAACATGGAAGCAATTTGAGGGAACTGAATCGACAAGCCTACGATACAAGAAGAGTGGAAGACAAAGCAAAATCAATTCCAAGCAGCAAAGTAAAAATCACCCAAATATGGCAAGGAATCATACTAGACAGCAAGTAATGAAGCATGAATCGGTTTGGTTCAGCAGGTATAGTCTGCATACTGATCTCTTAAGAGAGAAAAAGGAGATTATGAACATGTCCTCAACAATATTAAGGCAAAATTAAGTTTTATCGAACAAAACATAAGAAGTCCAATAAAGAAGCAAAACAATTCCCATGGCTAACAAATTGCATCTAGCCAGTATAAAAGATGGCAAGCACAAATGCACAAATGCTGAGGAAGTACTACATGCCAATGATCACTGAAAATATAGCGAATTCAGATACAGATCGAGTCTTCGAACAGGTATATAATCTTGTCTCCCGTTGCAACTGGTACAGTCGTAATCATGTCTCAGTCCCAGCAAATGTGATATTATCAAACTTAATCTACAGTAACCAAGTATCATAATTAAAATCCAATTCATAttatttctcaaaaaataaaCATCATGTCGCATTGCAAAATGAAATAGGCAATCTACCTGACTGCATGTAAATATTATGACCGTAAGTCACATCTCCAAATTAACAAGATAATAACCATGCTTTAAAGGAGAGCCCAGTTATCACGTTCCTTGATAATCAAAGTTCATAGTGGAATTCATAATTGTTAGGATGTAATAATCTTCTAGTTGTTAGTCTGTTAATTAGGAAAATTAGTTTGTCCTAATTACCGTCTAATTACTAGTTAGTTGCATGGTGTTATTGTTAATGGCCTACAGCTGTCAGACACGTGTTGCTTTTCTGTTAAGTCTCTAGCAACTATATAAGCTTCTGCTCATGTACGTACTCAGACTTATCCAGATTAATACTAGCTAattttcttcttcgtttttacattttctctctagaactttcatggtatcagagttAGGTTTCATGAAACCTTCTCACATACATGTTATTAGACACACAATTGTTAGACTGAACTTATGCTCGGCAGCTCATTTCAACTCGAAATTACATCAGTTAGATGTCAAAAATGCTTTTTCGCATGGCTTAGTTAATGAGAAAGTTTACATGACACAGCCAGCTAGCAGGTGGATTTGTGAACAAAAATGCACCAAATTTTATTTGCAAGTTGAATAAATCTCTATATGGTCTCAAACAAACCCCACGTGCTTGGAGTGAAAGATTTACAAGTTTCTTACCCTCCATTGGTTTCAATTCATCATATGCAAATCCCAGTCTGTTTATTAAGCACACAGAATCATTTCAGGTATTTCTGTTactctatgttgatgatatcaTATTATCATTCTAACTGGTGACTGTGATGATCTCATTGCTGCCTTGTCAAGGTTGCCCTTCAACATGAGTTTGATATGAAGGATCTTGGTGAGTTACATCTCTTCTTGAGACTGGAAATCAAGTTTCTTTCTAAGGGTATGTTTGTGTCCCAGCATAAGTATGCTAAAGATCTCATGCTCAAATCTGGTCTTGCTGATTGTCAAACTCACACTACACCATGTAAATCTGGTCTCAAGCTCGTAAGAGATCCTTGTTCACCTTTGCAACCTCATGATGCTTCAACTTTCAGAAGTTTGGTTGGTTGTCTTTAGTACTCAACTTTCACAAGACCTGATATTGCATTTTGTCAACTTTGTTTGTCAGTTTCTTCACCCTCCTACACGTGCATCTTATTACAGCTAGAAGAAACTTGAGATACATCAATGGTACACTAACTCATGGTATTATGTTTCAACATAGATCTTATG harbors:
- the LOC133733309 gene encoding non-classical arabinogalactan protein 31-like → MGFAKALVFVQLSILLLNTFTVLAQLSAIEAQAPVPSRHHGYYAHPIASPAHPPTHGHHHHHPKPHPHPPTASPVHPPAHAPVHPPTHHHHAHPPSHMPAHSPYHHAPVQPPSHPPTHHAPPAHSPAPVHPPTYPPKKPFPRSFVAVQGVVYCKSCKYSGVDTLLNATAIAGATVKLQCNNTKYPLVVKGTTDKHGYFFITAPKTITTYGAHKCKASLVSAPTTACSKITDFHGGLTGAVLRPSKPFLSEKKLPFLLYTVGPFAFESKCPH